Proteins from one Ipomoea triloba cultivar NCNSP0323 chromosome 1, ASM357664v1 genomic window:
- the LOC115998158 gene encoding 1,4-dihydroxy-2-naphthoyl-CoA thioesterase 1-like: protein MAESPSKTAQLDAPLHTIGFEIGDLSPEKVTGRLVVTEKCCQPFKVLHGGVSALIAEALASMGANMACGFRRVAGVHLSIHHLKSARAGDLVLAEATPVNAGKTIQVWEVKLWKTEPGNEEKRVQISSSRVTLLVNMPVPENAKDFQANLRKYAKL from the coding sequence ATGGCGGAATCACCGTCGAAGACGGCGCAATTGGACGCGCCGCTTCACACAATAGGGTTCGAGATCGGGGACCTCTCGCCGGAGAAAGTCACCGGCCGGCTTGTGGTGACGGAGAAATGCTGCCAGCCGTTCAAGGTGTTGCACGGCGGGGTATCGGCGCTGATAGCGGAGGCGCTGGCGAGCATGGGCGCCAACATGGCGTGCGGGTTCCGGCGAGTGGCCGGCGTCCACCTCAGCATCCATCACCTGAAGAGTGCTCGCGCCGGCGACCTTGTGCTCGCCGAGGCCACGCCGGTGAACGCCGGGAAGACCATTCAGGTCTGGGAAGTGAAGCTGTGGAAAACCGAACCGGGAAACGAAGAGAAAAGGGTTCAGATTTCGTCTTCCAGAGTCACGCTCTTGGTTAACATGCCGGTGCCGGAAAACGCCAAAGATTTTCAGGCGAATCTCAGGAAGTATGCCAAATTATGA
- the LOC116020275 gene encoding allantoinase: MESGKWRTLLGLLPLLLSFLFFYFDISSKPSSQCSLISDSHFWIASKRIVTPKGVISGAVEVKGGSIVSVVDGDNWRGTVKSGRVMDYGEAVVMPGLIDVHAHLDDPGRTEWEGFPSGTKAAAAGGVTTLIDMPLNSFPSTVSEETLNLKIEAAEGRIYVDVGFWGGLVPENAFNASALQRLLNAGALGLKSFMCPSGINDFPMTNSSHIKEGLAVLAKYRRPLLVHAEMEQEPENELDVEDGGAESARSYSTYLKRRPASWEEAAIRELVSVTKDTRSGGSAEGAHLHIVHLSDARSSLELIKEAKRSGDSVTVETCPHYLAFAAEEIPDGDTRFKCAPPIRNAANREELWAAIMDGNIDMLSSDHSPSAPELKLFTEGDFLKAWGGISSLQFVLPVTWSYGQKYGVTFEQMVSWWSEKPAKLAGLNSKGAIVTGNHADIVVWEPEAEFDLDDNHPVYLKHRSISAYLGTRLSGKVLATFIRGNLAFKEGKHAQDACGVPILAK, from the exons ATGGAGTCTGGGAAATGGCGGACACTGTTAGGTCTGCTACCGCTGCTTCTCTCGTTTCTGTTCTTCTATTTCGACATCTCTTCAAAG CCCTCCAGCCAGTGCAGTCTTATTTCTGATAGCCATTTCTGGATAGCCAGCAAACGCATTGTGACGCCAAAAGGGGTTATATCTGGTGCAG TTGAGGTGAAGGGAGGGAGCATTGTATCTGTGGTCGATGGAGATAATTGGCGAGGAACTGTTAAGAGTGGACGAGTTATGGATTATGGGGAGGCTGTCGTTATGCCTGGTTTGATTGACGT ACACGCGCATCTAGATGATCCCGGGAGAACAGAATGGGAAGGATTTCCCTCTGGCACAAAAGCGGCTGCTGCTG GTGGTGTAACGACGTTGATTGACATGCCTCTTAACAGTTTCCCATCAACAGTTTCCGAAGAAACCTTGAACCTTAAG ATTGAGGCTGCTGAAGGGAGAATCTATGTTGATGTTG GTTTCTGGGGAGGTTTGGTTCCAGAAAATGCGTTCAACGCAAGTGCTTTGCAGCGTCTCCTAAATGCTGGAGCCCTCGGGTTGAAG TCATTCATGTGTCCTTCAGGGATCAATGACTTTCCTATGACAAATTCATCCCACATTAAG GAAGGATTGGCTGTCCTGGCAAAGTACAGAAGACCTCTACTTGTACATGCAGAGATGGAGCAGGAGCCCGAGAATGAATTGGATGTGGAAGATGGCGGGGCTGAGAGCGCTAGATCTTACTCGACGTATCTTAAGAGAAGACCTGCATCATG GGAAGAAGCCGCGATTAGAGAGCTCGTGAGTGTAACGAAAGACACTCGATCTGGCGGTTCTGCTGAGGGAGCTCATCTCCATATTGTCCATTTATCTGATGCAAGGTCTTCTTTAGAACTTATTAAG GAAGCAAAAAGGAGTGGCGATAGCGTTACAGTTGAAACCTGCCCGCATTATCTGGCTTTTGCAGCTGAGGAGATCCCTGATGGCGATACGCGTTTCAAGTGTGCTCCGCCTATACGCAATGCAGCCAATAGGGAGGAACTATGGGCTGCTATAATG GATGGAAATATAGACATGTTGAGCTCTGACCACTCGCCTTCGGCCCCAGAGCTTAAGCTCTTCACCGAGGGCGATTTCTTGAAAGCCTGGGGTGGCATATCCTCTTTGCAG TTTGTTCTCCCTGTAACCTGGTCATATGGGCAGAAATATGGAGTTACATTTGAACAGATGGTTTCATGGTGGAGTGAGAAGCCTGCTAAGCTTGCTGGTCTAAATTCAAAG GGAGCAATTGTTACTGGCAACCATGCTGATATTGTAGTCTGGGAACCAGAAGCAGAGTTCGACTTGGACGATAATCATCCCGTCTACCTTAAGCATCGT AGCATTTCTGCATATCTGGGAACAAGACTCTCTGGGAAAGTTTTAGCAACATTCATAAGAGGAAACCTTGCTTTTAAAGAGGGAAAACATGCCCAAGATGCCTGCGGCGTACCCATTCTAGCAAAATAA